The genomic interval CACGCGCACCTCTCGCACGCCCGTCGCCACGTCTCCCTGCATCAGCCGATCCAGCTCGAGCTGCCGAATGGCCTCCTCTTCGCCGCCGGCGGCCTGGCTCAACATCTGCCTCGCCGCGCGATTCATCATCAACACCTGCCCGGACGAATCGAGCACGATCACGCCCTCGCCCATCGACGTGATGACGGCGCGCAGCCGTTCCTGCTCCAACCGGTTCGCCGCGATCGCCTCTTCGAGCTCGTCCGCGAGGTGGTTGATGGACGCGACGAGATCGCCGATTTCGTCGTTGCTCATCGCCTCGAGGCGCTGCGAGAAGTCTCCTCGCGCCATCACCTCCGCCTGTCGCGTCACCTCCATCACCGGGCGCGTCAGGGCACGGGCGACGATGGCTCCGAGGATCATGACGATGGCCAGAACAGCGATGGAACCGGTGTAGAAGATGGTGGTGGCTTGGTGGATGGTCTCGTAGGTGGACTGGATGGACAGGACGTATTCGAGCACGCCGAGATAGGTCCCGTGCAGCGTCACGGGCACAGCCACGGCAAGCAGGTGGCTCTTCGACAGGGGATCGTAGCGCACGGACTGCGCAAACGTGTGGTGAAGCAGCGCCTGCGTGGCGACGGAGTCAATCCGCTTCTGCCCCACGAGCGCGCCGCCGGCGGTGGTGTACATCACGTAGCCGCTTTGGTTGAGCACGTACACGGTGCCGTTCAGGAACTGGGGCACCGACTGGAGCAGATTCGACACCGCACTGTTGGACACGCGCGCGCCAGGCGCGAGTTCCGGCGCGATGAGTGTCGCCATGAGCTGCGCCTGCGTGCGCGCGGTCTGCGCCTGATTGCGCACGAGCGAGGACGTCAGCGCCTGGACGAAGTACGCGCCGATGAGCTCCACGGCGAACAGGATGAGCAGCGTGTAGACCATGACGAGCTTCACGCGCAGGCTTCGGAACCGCATCATTCATTCCTCACATAGTACCCGACGCCGCGGCGCGTCAACACGTACCGCGGCTGGCTCGGATCGGGTTCCAGCTTCTCCCGCAGTCGGCGGATGGTCACGTCCACCGCCCGGGTGTCGCCCACGTAGTCGCTGCCCCAGACCTGGTCCACCAGCTGATCGCGCGTGAACACGCGGCCCGGATGCGCGGCGAGAACAGCGAGCACCTGAAACTCTCGGTGCGTGAGTGGAATCGGCTGCCCCGCCTTGGTGACGGTGTATTCGGCGAGATCAATCACCAAGTCCTGCACCACGTACCGCTCGTTCTCCTTGTGCTCCCGCAGGACGTCCGATGCGCGCCGCAGGTTCGCCTTGACGCGCGCCACAAGCTCGCGCGTGCTGAATGGCTTCGTCACGTAGTCGTCCGCCCCAAGCTCCAGCCCGAGCACTTTGTCGACCTCGTCGTCTTTCGCCGTGAGGATGATCACCGGAACGCCCGAGGCCTGGCGGATCGCCCGGAGCACATCGAAGCCGTCCACCTCCGGCAACATCACGTCGAGCAGGATCAGGTCCGGCTGGAGGGCTCGCCAGCGCTCTAAGGCCTCCGCCCCGTCGTACGCGCAGGAGACCCGGTAGCCCTCTCGCTCCAGCGCAAAGCGGAGGATGTTTGCGATGGGCTCCTCGTCTTCGACCACCAGGATGTGCGCAGGCATGTGGTTCCCTCCTTTCAGGACGATCTCGCCCAGACGATGCGCGGGTGGGAGAGCACCGTCGCGTAGGATCCCATGTTCTGCAGGAGAACGTCGTACGGATCCGACACGGTCATGGCGCCGAGATCGGGCTCATAGGCGCCCACGTCGATCACGGGCGGGCCAAACCACCAGCTCTTCACGGTGATGTACGCCGTCACGCGCGGCGGGAGGTACGCCGCCGCGTAAGCCGGGATGTCGTACACATAGGCGAATCGGGCCCAGAACACGAACATGAGCGCGACGGCGAATGCGGCGAGCGCCCGCGTCCAAAACCGCAGGCTGCGTATCGCCCGCCACGCCCGCACGCGCCGCATGCGCCGTCTCCGCCGCCTCTTCCGGCGCTTGCGCGCCTTTTCCATCAGCTTTCGCCGTTCCCGGCGAGTCAGGCGGCGCTCACCCTCCGCCAAGTCCATCGCCGAGTACGGGAGATCCGTCCGCTGTTCGTTCATGGCTCCGCGTGTGCACGTTCGAGATTCACGAACTTGTTGAAGTTCTTCAGGAACACGAGCTCGATTTTGCCCGTCGGCCCGTTGCGCTGCTTGGCGATGATGACCTCGACGACGTTCGGATTCTCCGTGTCGGGGTTGTAGTAGTCATCGCGGTACAGAAAGGCCACCACGTCCGCGTCCTGTTCGATGGATCCCGACTCTCGGATATCCGACAGCATCGGGCGCTTGTCCTGGCGCTGCTCCACGGATCGGCTGAGCTGGGCCAGGGCGAGAATCGGCACCTCGAGCTCGCGCGCCAACTGCTTGAGCGAACGCGAAATGTCGGAGATCTCCTGCTGGCGGTTCTCCCCGGCCATCCGCCGCCCGTGGATGAGCTGCAGGTAGTCGATCACGACAAACCCGAGCCCGTGCTCCAGCTTGAGGCGCCTAAGCTTGCTCCGCATCTCGGGCACCGTGATGCCCGGCGTGTCGTCGATGTAGATGGGCGAATTGCTGAGCGTGGTCACGCCCATGGACAGCTTCGGCCAATCCTCATCATCGAGGGTTCCGTTCCGGAGCTTGTGGCCATCGATGAACGCCTCCGCGCAAAGCATGCGCTGCACAAGCTGATCCTTCGACATCTCGAGCGAGAAGATGGCGACCGGCAGTCCGGCCCGGACGGCGACATTTTGCGCGATATTGAGGGCAAACGCCGTCTTCCCCACCGAAGGGCGCGCCGCGACAATGATGAGATCCGACTTCTGAAAGCCGCTCGTCATCCGGTCGAGATCGCTGTAGCCGGTGGGCACGCCGGTGATGTTGCCGTCGCTCTCGTACAGCTGCTCGATCCGTTCGAACGTCGTCTGCAGCACGTCGGAGATGTGGGTGAAATCCCGCGTCCGCTGGTGCTGGCTGAGCTCGAGCACCAGCCGCTCCGCATCCGCCAGCACCTCCATCGCAGACGCGTCCGGCTCGTACGCCGCCTCCGCGATGCGCGTGCCCGCGGAGATGATCCGCCTGAGCAGCGCCTTCTCCCGGACGATCTCGGCGTAATGCACGACGTGAAGCGCGGTGGGCATCATCGCGGCGAGATCGGCCAGATACTCCGGCCCACCGACCGCGTCGAGGACGTCGCCGTACGTGCGCAGCCGCGACGCCACCGTGATGATGTCGACCGGATCGCCCGCCTCGTACACCTCGCGGATAGCGCGGTAGATGGCCTGGTGGGCGGAGCGATAGAAGTCGTCCGCCTCGAGGATCTCCATCGCTTCGACGACCGCGTCAGGCGAAATGAGCATGGCGCCAAGAACCGCCTGCTCCGCCTCCAGGTTGTGCGGCGGCATGCGAAGTGCCGCCTCAGCCTCCCTATCGCGCCACAGCGTCTCCTCTGCCGCCATGGCGTTTCTCACTCCGCTTCTACGTAGACCAGGATCTGCACGTGCACCTCGGGATGGAGCTTGATGGTCACCTTGTGGCCTCCGAGCGACTTGATGGGATCCGGCAGCGAAATTTTCCGCTTGTCGACCTCAAACCCTTGCTCCTTCAGCGCATCCGCGATGTGTTTCGTCGTGATCGCGCCAAACAGGCGGCCGTCCTTCCCCACCTGCGAGCGAATGGTGACCTTCAGATTGTCGAGGCGCTGCGCCAACGCTTTCGCGTCCGCCAGTTCCTGCGCCTTCAACCGCTCTTCCTTACGCCGCTTTTCTTCGAGCGCCTTGAGCGCCTGCGGCGTGGCTTCTTCGGCCAGCTTGCGAGGGAACAAGAAGTTTCTCGCGTACCCTTCGCTGACTTCCTTGATTTCGCCCTGTTTGCCCTGTCCTTTCACGTCTTGAAGCAGGATGACCTTCACAGCGGCCACCTCCCTGTACCCTAGATCCTAACGGCTGCCCGCGTCACGCGCAAAGCCATCGAGGTCTGCGCGCCGACGCGCGCGAAGCGGCGCCATTACCACCGAGTCTTGAGATATTGGACGACCTCCTGCGCAGCCTGCTGGCGATCGCTCTCGGGGTCGAGCGGCATCCCCTCCAGCGCGACGACCACTTCCCGGTCCAGCCGCTCGGGCGGAATGCCAAGCTCCTGGGCCATCACGTAGGCGATCCCGACGACCTGCGCCAGCGACTCCACGAACATCGCGTGATTCCCCGTGTGGGCGTGCCGCATGACGTCCACGACCTGTTGCAAAAGATCGATCTGTTCGTGCTCGACGGCCCGAAGGCGCTTCATCAGCACGTCTTCGATGCTCTCAGCCACGGCCATTCCCCCAGACGCCCGCGATTCGGCTTCATTCCACTTCCACAGGCTAGACAGGAAGTCCTGCATGAAGGGGCACCACGGGATTCGGGGGCATCTCGCTCCGCCGGACGAAGGTCGAGCGCGCGCGCAAAACGACAAAGGGCCGCTCGCCGGCGGCCCATGCCACCCCGAACGGCCCTTGGCGCATCTTCACTCCGTGGTGTACGGCAGGAGCGCAACCTGACGCGCCCGCTTGATGGCAACCGTCACCTGGCGCTGATGGCGCGCGCAGTTGCCCGTGATACGGCGTGGCAAGATCTTGCCTCGCTCCGTCAAAAACTTGCTGAGGCGGGCCACATCCTTGTAGTCCGCGTAATCGATCTTGTCAACGCAGTACTGGCACACCTTACGGCGCTTGCCGCCGCGTCCCTTGCGTGGCATCGTGTCCCCTCCTTCGCGCGCTGTTGCCGCCGGCCATCGCCGCGGCCATGCGCTTCGCATGGAGATCCAGCGCGATGGTCAAAACGGAAGATCATCTTCGGAGATATCGATCAACTGACTGTCATCCGCGAACGGATCGTCTTCAAACGGAGGCGCCGACGAAGGCGTCGGCCGCTGCTGCCGAGTTTGCGCGCCGGCCGCACTGTAGCCCGACCCCTGGGCCTGATCCGGACCGCGGTCCAGGAACCTCACCGTTTCGGCGACCACTTCGGCCACGCGAACGCGCTGCCCGTCGCGATTGTCGTAGCTCCGGATCTGCAGCCTGCCGTCGACCGCCGCGAGTCTCCCCTTCTGGAGATATTGCGCCACGATCTCGGCCTGCTTCTGCCACACCACGACGTTGATGAAATCGGTCTGGCGTTCACCGTTCGGTCCAGATCGCATGCGGTCCACGGCGAGCGTGAACGACGCGACGGCCGTGCCGTTGTTGGTGTATCGCAATTCCGGATCCGCCGTCAGGCGGCCGATCAGAATCACTCGGTTCAGCATGCTCGTCCCCTCCGCGTTCACTCACCGACGCGGACCGTCAAATAACGAATCACGTTGTCGTCGATGCGCATGAGGCGTTCGAGCTCTTTCGGCGTTTCCGTGTCGCACGTGAACTTCATGAGCACATAGTAGCCTTCACGGTGGCCGTCGATCTCGTACGCCAAACGGCGCTTCCCAATCTCCTGAAGTTCGTCGATTTGACCGCCCTTGTCAGTGACAATGGACTGGTATCGCTGAATCACCTCTGCGGTCTGCTCAGCTTCCAGCGAGGGATTCACGATGTACATCGTCTCGTACTGGCGCATCCCGTGACACCTCCTTCTGGTCTAATGGCCCCCCGGTGGGAGCAAGGATGGCGCGCCACAAAAATGTGTGCACCGACGATCCATGCTAGCACGATCCGCCCGCTCGCACAAGATCCGCCGTCTGGAAGCAGTTGGCGAAGCCCAGCGTGCTCTCATGGCGTTCTGGCACATCGCTCACCTGTGCGGGCCATGGTTTGTCCAACCGAGCCCCGCGACGCACACGCGGCCATGGTTCGTGCAGTAGGCTACCGAGCCCCGCGACTCACACGTTGAAGCGGAAGTAGCACACGTCGCCGTCCTGAACGACGTAGTCCTTCCCTTCCAAGCGGATCTTCCCCTGTTCTCGAGCCGCCTGAAAGCTTCCGGCCGCGACGAGATCGTCGTAGGCGATCACTTCTGCCCGGATGAAGCCGCGCTCGAAGTCGGAGTGGATCACGCCGGCGGCTTGCGGCGCTTTCGTTCCTTTGCGTATGGTCCAGGCCCGGACCTCGGGTTCGCCCGCCGTGAAGAACGTGATGAGCCCGAGCAGTTGATACGCCTTGCGAATCAAGCGATGAAGGCCCGGCTCTTCGAGGCCGAGATCGCGCAGGAACGTATCGCGGTCCTCGCCCTCGAGCTCCGCCACCTCCGATTCGAGCTGTGCGCACACCACGACCACTTCCGAGCCCTCGGACTTGGCTCTCGCCTCGACCTGTTGAACGTAGGGATTCGAAGAGGGATCCAGGATGTCATCTTCCCCGACGTTGGCCGCGTACAGCACCGGCTTTGCGGTCAGCAGGTGAAGATCCCGGAGGATGCTCGCCTCTTCCTCGTTCAACTCGACCGATCTCGCCGGCCGCTCGGATTCCAGCGCAGCCTGAATTCGCTCGAGCGCCTCCACCTCGATTTTGAAGCGCTTGTCGCCGCTCTTCATGTTCTTGCGGGCGCGGTCCAAACGCTTCGCCACCGTTTCCAAGTCCGCGAGAATGAGCTCCACGTTGATGATGTCGATATCCCGAAGGGGATCCACCGTGCCGGCGACGTGCGTGATATCGCTGTTTTCAAAGCAGCGCACCACGTGCACAATGGCGTCCACTTCGCGGATGTGTGCGAGAAATCGGTTGCCGAGACCTTCGCCCTGGCTCGCGCCCTTTACGAGTCCCGCGATATCGACGAACTCAAAGGCCGTCGGAACAATCCGTTTCGGATGGACGATGTCCGCGAGCACCTGGAGCCGAGGATCTGGCACCTCGACCACGCCCACATTCGGGTCAATCGTGCAAAAGGGATAATTCGCCGCCTCCGCGCCGGCCTTGGTGATGGCGTTGAACAGTGTGGACTTGCCGACGTTCGGCAGGCCGACGATCCCAGCCTGAAGTGACATGTTGACACCTCGCCGCCTTGTTTGCAGGATTAAGTATAGAGATTCAGCCGAAGTTCGACAAAGCTGTCGGGGAGAATTCTTGTCCATGTTGTACGAATGCGCGCATAAAATGTGAATGCGCACCGTTCCGGGACATCTGTCCGGATAAACATTCTCCCCGTTGGAATACTCATCATCAGAGGAGGTGATAGCGATGCTGCGTCGGCTCTTGCGCCGCCTTCGCGTTCGCAAATTGTCGCCCAAGGCGCTGGCCTGCGAGCCAAAGCGCGCCTCCGTCTCGACTGCCCGCGCGTATCCCATGGCTTCATGATCGGGCGTGCCACCGGCCTCGTCATATGCACCCATGACACACCCGTTATTTCCATTCAGACTTGGCGCGCGAGAGCTTCCTTCCCGGACGCTCTCGCGTTTTCATCGAGAGCGAAAGCGACCTTCTCCACGTCGCACAGGCAGTCGTAGAGCGCCGCCTGGATGCCAAAGTCGGCCAGGCCGTCCGAGGTGAAGTCGTTCAGGGTTACGCCCTGCCCGTGCCACCCAATCTCCATCCGCACCACGCGAGGGTGCCCCTCGGCCTGAACCCGAGCCCGCGCGATCACGCTCGCCTTCTTGTTTCGAACCCTCACCCAGTCTCCGTCCTGGATGCCGCGCTCCGCTGCGACTCCCAAACCCAGTTCTGCAATAGGATGCGGTCCCTTCGCCTCCGGCAGCGTGTCGCGCTGCGACATCTGCCACTTCCGTGGGTGCACGGTCAGCAGGGTGTACGGCAGGTCTGCATCCTCCGGAAACCGACCCACTTCGATGCGCGCGACGGCCGAATGCCCATCTCGCACGGCGAGGGACGAGGCGAACTCGAACTTGCCGCTCGGGGTGAGGAATCGCCCGTCCTGCCATGACACACTCGGAACCTCGAGCCGGACAAATCCGCGTTCCCTCAGTTCCTCCAACTTGCCCTCCGGCCAGCGCCTGAGCGCCTGGCGGATCCAAGTGTCCACATCGCCCTCCATGATCTCCGGGCGCCCGAGAGCCGCTGCGAGATCGCGAAAGATCTGCCATTCCGGCCTGGCCTCGCCGCGGGGCGGCACAACCGGGCGAGCGTAGCTGACGTAATCGTGCCACATGGTGGTGTACACCACGTCCTCTTCCTCGAGCACGTTCGTGCACGGCAGCACGTAATCCGCACATTCCGCCGTGGCCGTCATGAACGTGTCGATCACGACCTTGCAGCGAATCCGGTCCATGGCCTCGCGGAGACGGCCGCTGTCGGGCACCTGCGCAACCGGGTTGCTGCGCGTGACAAACATCACCTGTATCGGCGGATCGGCCGCGAGCAAATCCGCGGCCAGCGTGGGGCGCAGCATCTCGCGCACATTCGCCCCGCGCCGATTCGTGATGGCCTCCTCATCGTAAAACCGGCCCAGTTGCCGCTGCGCGTAGTTCACGCCGCCCCCCGGAACGCCGACGTGGCCCGTGGCTGCGGCAAGCGCGTCGATGGCGCGGATGGTCTGTCCGCCCTGCGCGTATCGCTGCATGCCGATGCCGAGCAGCGTGCAGACGGGCCTCGTTTTCCCATACAGCTCCGCCAGAAACCGAATGTCTTCGACAGGCACGTCCGTCCATCGCGCCACTTCGTCGAGATCGTACCGGTCCAGATCCGAAGCCAGGTCCTCCCATCCAACGGCGCGATCGCGCAAGAACGCGTGATCAAGCCAGCCCTCGTCGCGGCAGATGCGAAGCGCCGCTAAGGCCAACAGGCCGTCCGTGCCCGGGCGAGGATAGATGGCCTTGTCAGCGCGCCGCGCCAAATCCTGCGGCAACGCGCTGATGACGACGAGCTTGGCGCCCCTTGTCTGTGCCTCGCGAATGAACGGGATCATGTGCACGTTCGTGTTGGCCACGTTGCGGCCCCACACCACAATGGCCTCCGCGTGCTGGGCCATGTCTTCGGGCGCATGGCTGTTGGCCTGCCCGAAATCGTAGGTCTGGGCCCGGATGCCCGCGTCCCAACACAGGCTGCCGATGGCTTCCGAGCAGCCTCCGAGCCCGTAGAAGAAGCGCTGGTTCAAGGACTTGAGCAAACCGCCAGATCCCCAGTCGTAGTAATGCAAAATCCCGTGATGCCCCACCTCTTCGAGCGTCCGCCGAACCTCTTGGGCAATTTCGCGCATCGCCTGCTCCCACGAGATGGGGATCCATTCATCCCCTTCCCGCTTCAGCGGTTGAAGCACGCGATCGCGGCTGTTCCGCCGAACCGCGAGCTGCCGCCCGCGGTTGCAGATGGTGCCGCGCGTGATGGGATGCTCGGGGTTTCCGCTCAAGCGAATCTCCCCGTCTTCCCCGACCTCGGCGACGAACGCGCAGGCATCGTAACAGTCAATCGGACACGCCGTCTTGACCTTCATCGACCGTTCCTCCCCTCTCCAAAACCGCACGAATCAGCCGTTCAAAGCGCGATCGCGGGATCAGGACACTGTGGCCGCAGCGCTGGCACTTGATGCGGATATCCATCCCCATGCGGATGATTTCCCAGCGGTTTTCGCCACACGCGTGCGGTTTTTTCATCCGGACGATGTCGCCAAGCCCAAACGAGACCGGCACGCGATCGCCTCCCCATCGTTACTCTACAGCAAGCTCGCCGCCCGTTGTTCCTTGCGCGTCCTCATTCTCGTGGAGCGCGCGGTCCAATTCCTCCTTGATGCGCTCGTGCGCCTCGCGCTCAATCTCGCCGTTTTTGGTGGGGGCACACACCGCGGTGGCCCGGATGACGAGATTCGTGTTGGAGACATCCTGCACGCCGAGGACCTGAACCGGCCCCGTCACCACGTCCGAGCGCTCCTCTTGGAGCCTGAGCAGCACGCGTTGCATGATGGATTTCACGAGATCCACGTCCACATCGTAGGGAACGGTGACGTCGATCACGGCCGTGGAATGCGTGCGCGAGTAGTTGGTCACGCTTGTGATCTGACCGTTGGGAATGACCTGAACCTCGCCTGTCCACGCCTGGATCCTGGTGAGACGGATGCCGATGGAAATCACCATGCCCTTGAACCCGTTGATCTGCACGATGTCTCCGACGCCATACTGGTCTTCGAACAGGATGAAAAGACCCGAAATCAGGTCTTTCACCAAGCTCTGCGCTCCAAATCCGACGGCTACGCCGACAATGCCCGCGCTCGCAAGGATGGCGGACACGTTGACGTGGAAGAGCGACAGAATTTCGACCACCAACACAAAGTATACCGTGTACCGGATGACGTTCGTGAACAGCGATTCAAGCGTCTTTCGTCGGCGCTCGTCCATCCTGGCGTGAAGAGACAACATGCGCCGCGTGATGCGAACACCGACGCGTATCAGGAATTGCGCCAGGGCGAAGAAGATGGCGATCCGGATGGCGTCCCAAATCACCACCTCGAGACTCGGGATGTCCGAAAGCGCCTTTTGTCGAATGTCCGCCCAAAGCGTCACCGCTCACCCTCCCGGCTCGTCTCATGATGTCCCATCATATCATAGTTCGAACCACGGGTAGGGCTTGAACGCCGCGAAGGATGAGGTCCAGGAGAGGGTTCGATTCGAGGGACTGGGGATGGCCAAACAGATTCAGAAGAACCGCGAGGGCGGGTGCAGCTTGGAGCATGGCCCAGACACCTGCGGACGCCCCGAACAATCCGCTCGCGAGTCGAGAGAACCAACCCGTCTCGAGCGGCTCGTCTTCGTCGAGCATCGCTTGTAAGAAACGATGGACACCCACAAACGAGCACCACACCGCGGCTCCCAGGAAGAGGGCCGTCATCCAGTCCAGCGCGTGAAGGGCCATCCATTGGGGCTGCGCGGACGGGATCGCGCGCTTGGAGAAGCCCGTCCCGAACACAGGGACATCCGCCCCCACGTGCTGCGCCATCCACGCCAGAACCGGCTGGGTGATGGAGAGATGCAGCACGAACCAAGGCGCGACCTGCGCGGCGGCGTACGTGCTGGCATAGAAACCTGCCGTGTACAGCAGAGCGACTTCTGCCGGTTGTGCCGCGATCCAAGCCGCGACCCAGAGAGCCCCCGCCAACAGGACAAGGTCGATCATACCATCCCCCCGCGCTTCTACTTCGCACCCTGTCAGGACAGGTATAGTCGATGATACGCAAACGTATACTGGGAATATTCCGTGCGAGGGGGAAATCGGGTGAATCGCTTGTCCACAGAGGCTTCGTTGCCGAGCGCTCAGCACTTAGGCGGCCGCGTCTCGATGGAAAGCCCGGATGCGGTGTCGGCCCTTGAACAGCAGCTCGATGCGGCGCTCGCGCAGTACGGTAGACTGCCGATGGTCATTGTTTGTGTGGGAACCGATCGTTCGACGGGAGACGCATTTGGCCCCATCGTGGGATCGCGCCTGACACGCAGCGTCAAGCTGGCTGGCGTGCACGTCCTGGGCACGCTGGATGAGCCCGTTCACGCCGTCAACCTGCAAGCGACGCTGCAGAGGATCGACGAGTGGTATCCGGTCAAGCCGTTCGTGATCGCCATTGACGCCTGTCTGGGAAAGTTTGATCACGTGGGTCAGATTGCGGTCGACGCAGGGCCGTTGCGCCCTGGCGCTGGCGTGAAGAAAGTCCTCCCGGAGTTTGGCGATCTGTGCATCACGGGCGTCGTGAACGTGTCGGGCTTCATGGAGTACTTCGTGCTGCAGAACACGCGGCTCGCCATTGTCATGCGAATGGCCGACATTGTCGCGGAAGCACTGACGGCAAGCCTCGTACGGTGGTACGATCGGCATCCGGCCATGAAATTGGGGATGTGACGGAAGCGTACGTCCTCACATCCCCATCATGGTGATTCGCTCAGGAGATCTGGGCTGTGGTTCGCCGTCGCGGTGCACCGCGGAGGGCTTCTTCGATGACCGCGCGCTCCTCTTCCGTCAACATATACGGAGAATCTCCCCCTTGCACTGGCTTTCCGTAGGTGACGGAATCCTCTCGCCCATAAATCGAGGTGATTACGACACCGTCGCCCTTCCCATCGATGAGCGCGACCGAGTAGCTGAGATCGCTGCCCACTTCGGCAAAAGCGTTGTAGCGCAGGATGGCGGGCGTGGAGACCTTGGACTGAAGCGCTTCTTCGACTATACGCAGGTGCTCCTCAGCTTCGCGCAGTTTCATTTCAAGTTTGCGAACCGCGTCTTTGGTCTCTTCGAAAACCCGCTCGAGGTCCGCTGCGCTCGTCACCTCTTTCAGCCGGTTGAACTTCCGCTTCAAGCGCGCGGAGCGCGATAGAGCGACGGACGCGATCACGAGACAGATGATCGCCAAGATGCCGCTGAACAGCGCGATGTCGAGCGCGTACGGCTGAAGAATAGAAAGCCCCATGGCCATTCGCTCCTTCTGCTACAACTGTCCGACACGATCCGCACGCAGTGACGGTCGGTAGTATGGCGAGTTCCCGAACCCTTATCACATGCCAATGGCTGGACGACGCTCACATGTGCGAGATGGCGTGAATCACCACCTTGACCATGGGCGCAATGACGATGGCGGGCAGCAGGTTTGGAACCGAGATTCTGCGCAGCCCCGCGAGCTGGATTCCGATGGCGACAATCAGAAGACCCCCTGCAGCGGTGATCGGTTCAATGACCAGTGGCGTGTCCAAGAAGCTTCCGAACAGATTCGAGATGAGTGCGATGAGACCTTGGTACACCAGAACCGGTATCGCGGCAAGCCCGACGCCTGGACCCAACGTGGAGGTCAGCACCACTGCGGAGAATCCATCAAGCACGGACTTTGCAAAGAGCGTCTTGTGATCGCCCTGCAACCCGTCCTGCACCGCGCCCACGATGGACATCGAGCCGACACAGAACAAAAGCGTTGCGGAAATAAAGCCCTGCGCGATCGGACCTCGGTACAGCCGGCGAAATCGCTCTTCCAACCGATGGGCCAGGCGCTCAAACCGCGCCTCGATTTTGAGAAGTTCGCCTGTCACCGCGCCCATCACGACGGAGAAGATGATCAGAACAATATCATTCATGTCGCTGAGCGCCATGCTGAGTCCAATGGCTATGACGCACAGCGCCACGCCGACCGTTACGGTCTCGCGCATGCGGTCCGGAATGCGCGGCAAAAAGTAGCCAATGGCTGTCCCCAACAAAATGGCGACGACGTCGACAATCGTACCGATAAGAAACATGGATTCACCTCGCGGCACAACATGGTGAGCCATTCCTCATGGAGCGTGCGCCAACATGAGGTCCATGATGCGCCGGAGATCGTCCTCCGAATAATAATCGATCTCGATCTTCCCCCGT from Alicyclobacillus acidocaldarius subsp. acidocaldarius DSM 446 carries:
- a CDS encoding molybdopterin-containing oxidoreductase family protein translates to MKVKTACPIDCYDACAFVAEVGEDGEIRLSGNPEHPITRGTICNRGRQLAVRRNSRDRVLQPLKREGDEWIPISWEQAMREIAQEVRRTLEEVGHHGILHYYDWGSGGLLKSLNQRFFYGLGGCSEAIGSLCWDAGIRAQTYDFGQANSHAPEDMAQHAEAIVVWGRNVANTNVHMIPFIREAQTRGAKLVVISALPQDLARRADKAIYPRPGTDGLLALAALRICRDEGWLDHAFLRDRAVGWEDLASDLDRYDLDEVARWTDVPVEDIRFLAELYGKTRPVCTLLGIGMQRYAQGGQTIRAIDALAAATGHVGVPGGGVNYAQRQLGRFYDEEAITNRRGANVREMLRPTLAADLLAADPPIQVMFVTRSNPVAQVPDSGRLREAMDRIRCKVVIDTFMTATAECADYVLPCTNVLEEEDVVYTTMWHDYVSYARPVVPPRGEARPEWQIFRDLAAALGRPEIMEGDVDTWIRQALRRWPEGKLEELRERGFVRLEVPSVSWQDGRFLTPSGKFEFASSLAVRDGHSAVARIEVGRFPEDADLPYTLLTVHPRKWQMSQRDTLPEAKGPHPIAELGLGVAAERGIQDGDWVRVRNKKASVIARARVQAEGHPRVVRMEIGWHGQGVTLNDFTSDGLADFGIQAALYDCLCDVEKVAFALDENARASGKEALARQV
- a CDS encoding DUF951 domain-containing protein — protein: MPVSFGLGDIVRMKKPHACGENRWEIIRMGMDIRIKCQRCGHSVLIPRSRFERLIRAVLERGGTVDEGQDGVSD
- a CDS encoding mechanosensitive ion channel family protein; the protein is MTLWADIRQKALSDIPSLEVVIWDAIRIAIFFALAQFLIRVGVRITRRMLSLHARMDERRRKTLESLFTNVIRYTVYFVLVVEILSLFHVNVSAILASAGIVGVAVGFGAQSLVKDLISGLFILFEDQYGVGDIVQINGFKGMVISIGIRLTRIQAWTGEVQVIPNGQITSVTNYSRTHSTAVIDVTVPYDVDVDLVKSIMQRVLLRLQEERSDVVTGPVQVLGVQDVSNTNLVIRATAVCAPTKNGEIEREAHERIKEELDRALHENEDAQGTTGGELAVE
- the yyaC gene encoding spore protease YyaC, which codes for MNRLSTEASLPSAQHLGGRVSMESPDAVSALEQQLDAALAQYGRLPMVIVCVGTDRSTGDAFGPIVGSRLTRSVKLAGVHVLGTLDEPVHAVNLQATLQRIDEWYPVKPFVIAIDACLGKFDHVGQIAVDAGPLRPGAGVKKVLPEFGDLCITGVVNVSGFMEYFVLQNTRLAIVMRMADIVAEALTASLVRWYDRHPAMKLGM
- a CDS encoding DUF4446 family protein translates to MGLSILQPYALDIALFSGILAIICLVIASVALSRSARLKRKFNRLKEVTSAADLERVFEETKDAVRKLEMKLREAEEHLRIVEEALQSKVSTPAILRYNAFAEVGSDLSYSVALIDGKGDGVVITSIYGREDSVTYGKPVQGGDSPYMLTEEERAVIEEALRGAPRRRTTAQIS
- a CDS encoding DUF554 domain-containing protein; this encodes MFLIGTIVDVVAILLGTAIGYFLPRIPDRMRETVTVGVALCVIAIGLSMALSDMNDIVLIIFSVVMGAVTGELLKIEARFERLAHRLEERFRRLYRGPIAQGFISATLLFCVGSMSIVGAVQDGLQGDHKTLFAKSVLDGFSAVVLTSTLGPGVGLAAIPVLVYQGLIALISNLFGSFLDTPLVIEPITAAGGLLIVAIGIQLAGLRRISVPNLLPAIVIAPMVKVVIHAISHM